One genomic segment of Planctomycetia bacterium includes these proteins:
- a CDS encoding DUF1592 domain-containing protein, which translates to MSPRPDYENAVTVVSSVRALLLLFALGGVVAAAEAPPAAALDPKVQAYFKTHCLNCHGADATKSDFRIDTLSPKVGHEDTPQWLEIMERISSGEMPPKDVKNRPTAEESARIVEWLAGRIKEGEAARMAARGRVSYNRLTRDEYVNTVRDLIGVHFDATDPGGFLEDPEWHGFERIGSVLTLSPSNVEKYFSAAETVLAEAYPAVQPKFLEASKRAVAENEIDESHRERLRGLGLLDKVRYELWAGDVFRGSVAEALPEAGIYEISYTLSGLKPEKGRAPRLFVYETKLDRVLHEQDVVAPEDKPITVTFRTHLPQGRPNIFVINEIPGPSNTPRSGRHGRRPFVSTKDGRIPWQMKLTDEQGRARYPFLILDSISFRGPIISAEERKRRDEYFPREAGNLSQVRVGLGKMARRAFRRPVTSEELDGYVGIVQAELAAKEKFPDAVKAGMLAILCSKSFLFLAEGDEDSDRATLNDWEIASRLSYLLWSTMPDDELFALAEQGKLRDKAERAKQVARMLADPRAQRFADSFATQWLHLRKVGQFPPDKKIYPEYDKHLEKSMVGETTAFFRQVLQSGLTLREFLNSDWSMLNGRLAQFYGLPAGTVVGDDFQRIALPAESRRGGLLTQAAILSLTSDGTRHRPVHRGKWVSEAIFGKTPPPPPANVDPIAPNPIDAPKATLRMKLEAHIHDARCASCHSKIDPLGLAFENYDAIGRWRTEEVVEGTGDNPKVDASGKFPDGRSYATPEEFKQLLSADIDTFNAAFVEKLATYGLRRSMSFDDRDELAAIAAAGRAKDYRLRDIIEALVVSDLFVKR; encoded by the coding sequence ATCTCTCCGCGCCCCGACTATGAGAACGCCGTGACTGTCGTTTCCTCCGTCCGTGCTTTGCTATTACTGTTCGCGCTCGGAGGAGTCGTTGCGGCGGCCGAGGCACCGCCGGCAGCCGCGTTGGATCCGAAAGTGCAGGCGTATTTCAAGACGCACTGCCTGAATTGCCACGGTGCCGACGCGACGAAGAGCGACTTTCGGATCGATACCTTATCTCCGAAGGTCGGGCACGAAGACACTCCGCAGTGGCTTGAGATCATGGAGCGGATCAGCTCCGGCGAGATGCCGCCGAAGGACGTGAAGAATCGCCCGACGGCCGAAGAGAGTGCCCGGATCGTCGAATGGCTTGCCGGCCGGATCAAGGAAGGAGAAGCCGCGCGCATGGCGGCGCGCGGTCGTGTTTCCTACAACCGGCTGACGCGCGATGAGTATGTGAATACGGTGCGCGACCTGATCGGCGTCCACTTCGATGCGACCGATCCAGGGGGCTTTCTGGAAGATCCGGAATGGCACGGCTTCGAGCGGATCGGCTCCGTCCTAACGCTCTCGCCGTCGAACGTCGAAAAGTATTTCTCCGCCGCCGAGACGGTGCTGGCCGAAGCCTATCCGGCCGTGCAGCCGAAGTTTCTCGAAGCCTCGAAGCGGGCCGTCGCGGAAAACGAAATCGATGAGTCGCATCGCGAACGTCTGCGCGGCCTGGGTCTGCTCGACAAGGTGCGCTACGAGTTGTGGGCCGGCGACGTCTTTCGCGGTTCCGTTGCGGAGGCGCTGCCGGAAGCCGGCATCTATGAGATCAGCTACACCCTCAGCGGATTGAAGCCCGAGAAAGGGCGCGCGCCGCGCTTATTCGTCTACGAGACCAAGCTCGACCGCGTGCTGCATGAGCAAGATGTCGTCGCGCCGGAAGATAAACCGATCACGGTCACCTTCCGCACCCATCTGCCGCAGGGGCGGCCGAACATTTTCGTAATCAATGAAATTCCCGGGCCGTCGAACACGCCGCGCTCGGGCCGCCACGGTCGGCGACCTTTCGTCAGTACGAAAGACGGCCGTATTCCTTGGCAGATGAAGCTGACCGACGAACAAGGTCGTGCGCGGTACCCGTTTCTTATTTTGGATTCCATCTCGTTTCGCGGGCCGATCATTTCGGCGGAAGAACGCAAACGTCGCGACGAATACTTTCCGCGCGAAGCAGGCAACCTCTCGCAAGTGCGCGTAGGGCTCGGCAAGATGGCACGGCGCGCGTTCCGGCGGCCAGTCACGTCGGAAGAACTGGACGGTTACGTCGGCATCGTGCAAGCTGAACTCGCGGCGAAAGAAAAATTCCCCGACGCCGTGAAGGCCGGCATGCTCGCGATCCTCTGCTCGAAAAGCTTCCTTTTCCTGGCCGAAGGAGACGAAGACTCGGATCGCGCGACGTTGAACGACTGGGAGATCGCCTCAAGATTATCGTATCTCCTCTGGAGCACGATGCCGGACGACGAGCTCTTCGCGCTCGCCGAACAAGGCAAGCTGCGCGACAAGGCCGAGCGGGCGAAGCAAGTCGCGCGGATGCTGGCCGACCCTCGCGCCCAGCGGTTCGCCGATTCGTTCGCTACCCAATGGCTGCACCTCCGCAAAGTAGGGCAGTTCCCGCCCGACAAGAAAATTTATCCCGAGTACGACAAGCACTTGGAAAAGAGCATGGTCGGAGAAACGACGGCGTTTTTCCGGCAAGTACTTCAAAGCGGTCTCACGCTCCGCGAGTTTCTCAACTCCGACTGGAGCATGTTGAACGGCCGTCTCGCGCAGTTCTACGGTCTGCCGGCCGGAACCGTCGTGGGAGACGACTTTCAGCGCATCGCGCTGCCGGCCGAGAGTCGGCGCGGCGGGCTCCTCACGCAAGCGGCGATCTTGTCGCTCACTTCCGACGGCACACGGCATCGACCCGTCCATCGCGGCAAATGGGTTTCGGAAGCGATCTTCGGCAAGACCCCTCCGCCGCCGCCGGCGAATGTCGACCCGATCGCCCCGAATCCGATCGACGCGCCGAAAGCGACGTTGCGCATGAAGCTGGAAGCGCACATCCACGATGCGCGCTGCGCTTCGTGCCATAGCAAGATCGACCCTCTCGGGCTCGCCTTCGAGAATTACGACGCGATCGGTCGCTGGCGCACGGAAGAAGTCGTCGAAGGTACAGGCGACAATCCCAAGGTCGATGCCTCCGGCAAATTCCCGGACGGACGTAGTTACGCGACGCCCGAAGAGTTCAAGCAATTGCTGTCGGCCGATATCGACACGTTCAACGCCGCGTTCGTCGAGAAACTCGCCACGTACGGTCTTCGCCGCTCAATGTCGTTCGACGATCGTGACGAGTTGGCGGCGATCGCCGCCGCCGGCCGCGCGAAGGATTATCGCCTGCGAGACATTATCGAGGCGTTGGTTGTTTCGGATTTATTCGTGAAACGCTAA